From the Streptomyces sp. Sge12 genome, the window AGGATCGCGCGGCGCGGGTAGCGGCCGAAGACCGTCCTGGCGATCAGGCCGAAGCCGACGCTCTTGCGCTGGTGGATGGTGATCTCACCGGCCGGCGGCGGGAGGTGCTCGCCCTTCTCCTCCTCGATCTGCTGCTCCACGGACGACACCAGCTCCTCGGCGTCCTCCGCCCTGCCGTGGATGAACTGCCAGCGTGGACTCTCCGGAACGTGCCGGCGGACGAGCAGGATCACCAGGCCGAGGACGACCCCGAGAGCGAAGCTGAGCCGCCAGCCGAGGTTCTGGGGAAAGATGTCGGTGTCGAGCATCACCACGGACAGCAGGGCCCCGCCGATCGCGCCCAGCCAGTAGCTGCCGTTGATGATGAGGTCGACCCGGCCCCGGTAGAGGGACGGAATCAGCTCGTCGATCGCCGAGTTGATGGCCGCGTACTCGCCGCCGATACCGAAGCCGGTGAGGAAGCGGAAGAGGAAGAACCACCAGGACTCGAAAGACAGCGCGGTCATGGCGGTCGCACCCAGATAGACGACCAGGGTCACCATGAAGAGCTTCTTGCGGCCGTAGCGGTCGGTCAGCCAGCCGAAGAACAGTGCCCCGGAGCAGGCACCCGCCACGTAGAGGGCGGCGGCGACACCGGTGACCTGGGCGGCGGTGATGTCGAGGCCGCTGCCCTCCTCGGCGAGACGGCCGGCGACATTGCCGACGATGGTGACCTCGAGCCCGTCGAGGATCCAGACGGTGCCGAGGCCGATCACGATCATCCAGTGCCATCGGGACCACGGCAGCCGGTCGAGACGGGCCGGTACGGCCGTGGTGACCGTGCCCGTGGTGGCCGGCACGGAGTCCTCCGGCGAAGAGGCGGCGGATGGCATCGCTCTGTTCCCTCCTGCTCGATCGTCCCCCGCCCTGCCGAGTGCCCTCGAACCGACCGGACATGCGGCCCGGCCGAGGACGGCCGCCCGGACGGTCCGGGCAGCTCCCAGCTTGCGCACAGTCCCCGCCGGCACCGGCCACGACACGCCTGCCGCCGCCCGTGCACCCCGGTTCGCCCGCATCAGGCTCGGCCGCAACTGTCAGTGGTGGCGGTTACGTTCGAGGTGTTGAACGAGCCGTTTTCCGACAGGAGTGGACGATGACCGAGAGCAGTGCTCCGACTGCGCTCAGGGTGGTGCTGACAGACGTCAACGAGCACGTGGTGCAGGCGTGGCGGGCCGCGTTCGCGGACACCCCCGGCATCGAGATCCGCCGGGGCTCGATCCTCGACGAGGACGTCGATGCCTGGGTCACCCCGACGAACTCCCGGGGCCGGATGGACGGTGGGGTCGACGCCGTCATCAAGCGCTATCTCGGTTCCGGCATCCAGGTGCGCGTGCAGCGGGCGATCCGCGATCGGTTCGCCGGGGCCATGCCGGTGGGCAGCGCGGTCTGCGTTCCCTCGGGGGCGGCCGTTCCCCGGTTCCTGATATCGACGCCGACCATGGTGCAGTCCTCGCAGAACGTGAGTGCCACGCTGAATGTGGCCCTGGCGTGCGCGGCCGCGTTCCAGGCCGTCCACCGGCAGAACCGGAAGGCGCCGGGCAGCATCCGCTCCGTGGCGCTGGTCGGGATGGGGGCGCAGACCGGCCGGGTGCCGGCCAGGGTGTGCGCCAACCTGATGTGGACCGGCTACACGCTCTTCCACGACCACTGGTTCGAGGACGACGACGAGCTGCGCGCCACGATCATCACGCAGCTGAACGGCATCGAGAAGCGCCCGGTCGAGGAGCGGATACGCATCGTGCCCCCGAAGCCCGCTGCCCCGGCCACGAGCACGAACACGAGCACGAGCACGAGCACGAGCACCGAAGGGAACTCCCCCGTGACCGACGCGCACGACCCCCTGGCTCTCACCGAGCTCTTCGACGGCGGCGGTGAGCCCTGGCTTCCGCTCCTGAAGCCCGTGATCGAGGCCCAGCCGGACGCCGCCCGGTTCATCGGGAAGGGGCGCAGCCCCGAGGTGGTCCCGGTCCGCGAGCTGACCTTCCAGGCCCTCAAGCCCCACGCACCGCACCGGTGGAAGGTTGTCGTCTTCGGTCAGAACCCGTACCCGCGCCCGGAGAGCGCGACCGGTATCGCCATGTTCGACAACACCTTCAACGACTGGAAGGACAGTCAGTTCGGAAGGGTCGTCAGCATCCGCTGCATCATCAAGGCGGCGGCGATGTGGAAGTACGGGATAGCGAAGAAGACTCCGATCGCCGACGTCCGCGCGCTGTTGAAGGAGCGGGATACGGTCCAGCCGCCGGAGTGGTTCCAGGCGATGCTCACGCAGGGCGTCCTGCTGCTGAACGCATCGCTCACCGCCAGCGGCGACGGAGCGATGGGGGCCGACCGGCACACGGCGTTCTGGCGGCCCGTCGCCGAACGGATCGTCGAGGAGATCCTCAAGGCCAAGCAGGACGCCGACGAGGAGGACCGCGGGGTGGTCTTCGCCTGGTGGGGGGCGCACGCCCGCAACCTCAAGAAGGTCGTCCTGCGGCTCCAGGAGAAGTACCCGGACGTCGAGGTCCGGCACATCGACCACGCGAACCCGGCCGCGCAGGGCGACATCTTCTGCGAGGGCGACCACTTCGCCATGGTGAACGAGGCCCTGGCGTCGCTGGGCTCCGACGGGATCGACTGGCTCCCCAGCAAGGGGTGGAACGAGGCGGCGGCCGGTACGGACGGTGCGGGCGGGGGCGTCGCGGCCCGGATGGGCGCCTTCATCGAGTCGACGATGAACCTGCACCAGCTGTACCTGGAGCGGCTCACCAGCGTCAAGGACGAGGGCCTGGTCCTCCCGTCGATCACCGGTGTGTTCGACACCCCGCTGACGGACTTCCAGGACGCCGTCGCACCGGTCGCCGCAATGCTGTCCGGACTCGCCGGGCACATCGACCGGTCACGGGACTTCGGCAAGCGGCGGGCGGACGAGACGTCCGCAGGCCTGTCGGCCGACGCGATCGCCGCGCTCTACCTCTACACCTGCGAGTCCGCCTTCTACCGCGAGATCAACGCGGTCCTGCGCTCCCCGGACCGCACCAGGGTCACGCCCTACCTGCCGTACCTGCGGCTGCTGTTCTCGGCGGTCTCGGGGCTGCCCGCCCACACGCAGCCGCTGTGGCGCGGTGTGTCGCTGGACCTGCGGGCGCAGTATCCGGTGGGCCGGACGGTGACCTGGTGGGGCGTGTCCTCGTGCACCTCCGAGCTGAACGTGGCCCGGTCGTTCCTGGGGAGCCGCGGCAAGCGGACGCTCTTCGAGGTCACACCCGCCAAGGCGGTCGGGATCAGGCGCTTCTCCGCCTTCACCGGCGAGGAGGAGTACATCCTCGCGCCGGGCACTCAGCTCAAGGTGACGGACGTGAAGAGCGAGCGCGGCGGCCTGTGCACGGTCCGGCTGACGGAAGCGGACGCCACTCCCGTGGTGTCCTGACCGCCTGAGTCACCGTCAGGCCGTGCCCGGGCCGCCGGGCGGGCCGGGCGCGGTGGGGTCGGGCGCGGGGGTGTCGGTCAGGGCGTACAGGCCGGAGACCTCCGCGCCGCGGCGGCGTTTGGCCTCGATGGTCGTCATGCCCGCGTGCAGGGCGGTCGTGCCGTGGGCGTAGGCGTCCTCGACGGGCAGGTAGTACATGAGGTTGAAGTACAGGTGGGGCGCCGGGTGCTCGCGGTCGAGGGCGACCGCACGGATCCATGTCGTGGCGCCGTAGTGGTAGTAGAGGCAGAAGCCGATCATGCGGTCTCGGTCGTAGGCGGCCACCACGCGCGCCTCGCTGCCCATCGCCGTGGCCTGCCGTTTCAGCAGGCCGGTCATGGCGTCGATGCCGTCCCTATCGTGCCCGTGGTCCTGCTGGTGTCCGGCGAGGAGGACTCCGGCGTCCTCGAAGCAGTCCGCGAGGACCTGGCGGCGTACGTCGAGGGCGTGCGCGGCGAAGGCGCGGCGTTCGCGGCGCACGCCGACACGGCGCTGCGAGGGCAGGGAGGAGATGTAGTCGTCGATGCCCGTGCCGGGGAGCGGGATGAGGGCGTCGTCCTCCAGGTGGAGGGCGGGGTCCGGGTAGAGGGGGGCGAGCCGGGCGGCGGCCGGGGCGGTGAGGTAGGGCCACCAGTGCGTCGTGCCGTGGCGGTCGGCGAAGCCGCGTGCGGCGTCCCGGAGGAGGGTGAGGCACAGGTCCTGCCGGCCGGGGTCGAGGCCGGGTGCGGTGAGCGGGGTGTTGTGGTAGCCGCGCCGCGCCCCGGCGATCACGCGGGGCCGCAGATGCGGGGGCAGTACGTTTTCGGGCCGGTAGCTGTCGTTCGGTTCGTCCCGCACCAGATGCAGCGGGGCGGCGGCGAGCAGGGTGCCGGCGAGGTCCCGTACGAGCGCGTACGTGCTGGTGGCCGTGGGGTCCTCCTCTTCGCCGGCGAGCCACCGGTGGGAGAGGTAGAGGCCGGCCGGCCGGGCGAGGTGCTCCCACTCGGCGGCGGGGACCGCCTGGATGGACTCGACGATGCTCGTGATCAACGGGGATTCCTTCGGCGGTGGCGGTTGGGGGCTTTGAGGGCGGGCGCGGCGAGTACGGCGATCAGGCAGGCGGCGGCTTCGACACCCCACGGGAGGAGGGGGCCGGCCTCCAGCAGCAGGGTGAACAGGGCGGGAGCCGCGACCATGCCGATGGCCCACGAGAACTGGTACAGGCCCTGTGTGAAGCCCCCGGCCGCCTGGGGGGTGAGGCTCACCGACAGTTCGCTCAGTGCCGGGCCGAGGAGGATCTCCGCCACGCTGAACAGGACGATCGCCACGACGAGGGCCGACCAGGCGGCGGAAGCGCCGCCGGACGGCGAGGCCGGTCCTGGCAGGGAGGGCAGCGCGAACGCCCACATCCCGAAGGCCATGATCAGGTATCCGGCGGCCACGGCGCGGCGGGGCACCTTGGGCGCCACGTGCGCGGTGACGGCTGTCGAACACGCGGAGACGATCACGGTGTTGATGACGAACAGCAGGCTCGCCGCCGAGGCGGGGAGCCCCAGTGCGCGGGTGGTGTAGAGGGCGACGAGGACGGCGAGGACGGCCTGCGCGAGGACGTAGGGGAGGTTGACGGCGACGAGCAGGAGGTAGCGGCGGGTGTGGTCGGACCGGGTCACGAGGGCGCTCGGCGGTGCGCCGTCCGGCTCCGGTGGGGTGGTGGCGAGGGCGGCGAAGCAGGCGGCGGCGAGGAGGTAGGTGGCGGCGTCGACCGCGATCATCCAGCGCAGCGAGCCGTTCCCGAACACGGTCAGGGCTCCCGCCGCGGCGGCGGACCCGGCGGCGAGCCCGATGTTGCGCAGCGAACCGGTGAACGCGAACCAGGAGCGGCGTTCTTCGGCCCGGGTGACGTGCGTGATCAGGGTGCGCTGTGCGGTGAAGTACATGTTGATGCCCGCCTGTACGAGCACGTACACGCCGGCGATGTGCCACGGCTCGCGCGCGAGCAGGAACAGGGCGAACCCGGCGGCGGAGAGGAGGTTCGCCCACACCACGACGCGTTTCGGCCCGACGCGGTCCATGAGTCGTCCGGCGAGGAACGTGACGGGCAGGGCGATGGCCTGTCCCACCGTCATCGCCGCGCCCACCTGCGCCGGCGGCAGGCCCTGGACATCGGTGAAGTACAGCAGTCCCAGCGGCAGGAGCATGCCGTTGCCGAGGGAGTCGATCAGGTTGCCGGTGATGAAGAGTCCGTGCCCGCGCAGCACGGGCAGGCCGAGGCGGTCCGCCGCGGTGCGCGAGCGGCGGGTGTCGGTGGCCGCGCTCACCGGGTCAGCAGCGAACTGATCTTGCCCATGACATCGGCCGCGGGGAAGCCGGTGGCCTCGTGCAGCTCCGTCAGGGCCTTCACGGTCCGGTCCTCCTCGCCTTCGGCGAGGGCGATGACGACGATGTCTCCGTGGGAGGCTCCGTCGATGACCAGCTCGTGGGCGGTGACCACCCGGACGCGGTGGCGCAGTTCGGCCAGCACCGCCGGCGGGATGCCGTCCCCGGCGAGGAATTCGACCGCCCGGCCGACCCGTTGAGCCGGGCCTGCGGCGACGGGGAGGCCGCGGGCCATACGGGCGAGGGAGGCGAACGTGTTGGTGCCGGAGGCGGCGCACGAGAGGGTGGTGGCGCCGCCGATGCGCGGGTTGACCTCCAGGATCACGAACCGGCCGCCGGTGTGGACCATGTCGATGTTCACCGACCCGTGCACTCCCAGGCTTTCGCAGAGCCCCACCAGGGTGCGTGCGACTTCGGCGAACGCGGCGTCCGCTTCCGGGCGGGGGCCGCACCAGCGCAGGTCGGCGAAGGTGAACACCGGCTCCGCCCCGGCGCGTCCGGTCCAGCAGAGCGGAAGGACCTGGTAGGCGCCGGGGCGCCCCACGATGTCCACGCTGCACAGGTCGCCCTCCACGACCTGTTCCACCACCGCCGACACCGGCTCCGACGCCGGCTCCGAGCCGGGCCCCGGGCCGGGCCCCGGGCCGGGCCCCGGTGCGAGGTGGTCGTCGAGGTCGGCGGGTGAGCGCAGGGTACGGATGCCCATGCTGGTCGACTCCCATACCGGCTTCCACATCAGCGGATAGCCGATCCGTTCGGCCTGCACGCGCAGCGCATCCCGGTAGCCGGGTACCCGGAGCCCCCGCCCCGCCAGCAGATCGGAGTCGACACGGAATCCGTCGGGCACGAGCAGCCCGGCCTGCCTGCAGAGCTGCTTGGTCTCCCACTTGTCCACCAGCAGCATCGTCGCCGCGAGCGGGGTCATGACCGTCGGGATGCCGGCGGCGTCCAGGTGGGCCTTGGCCGCGGCGTCGCGCAGCGCGTTCTCGCACGGCAGCGAGATCGACACCGCCGCGTCCGCACCCCAGGCGGCGACCGCGTCCGCGAGCTCCCGCGGCGTCACGCCCCGATCGAGTCGTTGCCGGTGGCCGGGGAAGTCTTCGTCACCGGCGGAGCCGCTGGTGTGGAACAGCCCGGCCTCGATCCCGTCGGCCGCCAGCCCGCGTACGGCCTGCTGGATGTAGGGGTCGGCGCGCTGGATGCGTACCGACCGTAAGAACGCGATCTTCCGCACCTGCGTCAGCCCACTTCCACTCGGGACCGGGCGGCCACCCGGTCGGCCAGCCCGCGCGCCTGATCCGCGGTTTCCGCACGGGCCACCACGTGCCCGATCCGGCAGGTCGAATCCGCCGGCTCCGGCACCACGTCCCCCGGCCGAAGATGCACCTCGCTGTGCGTACCGGGCAGGTCCGGGATGACCACCTGCCGCAGCACGCCGCCGTGCTCCGGCAGCAGGAACCGGATCGACGCCGCGTCCGTGCGGGAGGGAACGGTGTCGGGCACCAGCCCGAGCACGGCCTGGAGATGGGCCACGGCCTCGCTCACGCCCGTCGCGGCCTCGATGACCTCGCACAGGTTGTCCCCGGGCGGCCGGGCGCCGGTCTCGATCACGTACGGCGTTTCCGTGCCCGGCGGGATCTTCACCTCCGTGTGCGCGATCCCGTTGCGGACGCCGACGGCGAGCGCCGCCCGCGCCGCGGTGTGCTGTACCGCCCTGACCAGCGGCGCGGGCAGGCCGGCGGGGCAGGTGTGTCCGGTCTCGATGCGGTACCGGCCCTCGGTGGTGTCCTTCGCGACGACGGGCAGGGGGTAGGCCACTCCGCCAGCGACCACCGTGTCGCAGGAGTACTCCGCCCCCGGGATGTACTCCTGCAACAGGGCCCGCGTATCGAGTTCCAGGCCGTGCGGGTGGGCGTGCGTGAACTGCTGGGCCGCGGCGACCGCGTCGGCGAGCCGGTCCGGGCCGTCGACCACGGACACGCCCCACGAGCCGCCCTGCTCCGCGGGCTTCACCACCAGCGGCCATCCCAGCTCGTGCGCCTGCGCCGATCGGTACGCCCCGGCGGCGTCGTGCGCGACCGCCCAGCGGGGGGCCGGGATCCCGGCGGCCGCGAACGCCTCACCCATCAGGATCTTGTTCCTGGCGGCGCGCGCGAGCCGGGGATCGTTGCCGGGCAGGCCGATCCGTTCGGCGAGCAGTGCGGCGAGCGGTGTGAACAGCTCGAAGCAGGGGGCGACACCGGCGACGGCGTGCTGCCGGCAGAAGGCTTCCATGTCCGCCAAGGCCCTCGGCGTGTCGGTGAGGTCCGTCGCGCACACCCCCGCGAGGGTGGCCCGCAGCCGGTCCGGGTAGTCCGCGTGGACCTCCTTGTGGGTGGCCGCGTACAGGCGCACTCCCAGCCGCTCGGCCGCCTCGACGAGGAAACGCCCCGCGTTCCCCATCGGCTCGATCACCAGCACTCCCGGCCCGCGCGGACCCGCCCCGAATTCCATTCCTCCAGCAAAGCCGTGGGACGCGCGTCGCGGCTATGGGCCTGATCGACGAAAACAACTCGCCTCGCGGCACAGCCCTTTGGAGCATGCAACAACGAACTGGTCAGTAGGTACGGGGTATTTGGTGCGCCCACCCGATGGATCCGGACAAGCGTTGCGTGATCGGATCGCCAGGCTGGGCAAACCCGCGCCCGCAAACCCGTACGGGAAGGCAGCACCGTGACCAGTAGCCTGCACCAGCAGCTCGCCGACCACATCGCACAGGGCGTCATTCCGCCCTACCAGTACTCGTACCCGCCCCGCTCCACCTACCGCCCCCTCCCGGAGGGCAAGTGGAGCGTCCCCGACGTGTGGGCGATGGATCTCGCCAACTACCAGGTCCCCGAGCTCAACCTCTACCTGCACGTCCCCTTCTGCGACCGCAAATGCGGCTTCTGCAACCTCTACACCATCATCAGCACCGACGAGGACGTCTACGACGCCTACACCGACGCCCTCTGTACCCAGATCCGCGATCACGCGGAGATCATCCAGGCCCGCCGTTTACGCACGATCTACATCGGCGGCGGCACGCCCGCCCTGCTCAAGCCCCGGCACTTCGAGCAGATCTTCACCACCATCGGCGAGATCTACCCCAACTGGCGCTCCACGGCGGAGGAGGTCGCCGTGGAGGCCACCCCCTCGTCGATCGCCGACGCGCCCGACGAGTTCAAGGCCCTCATCGACATGGGTCTCACCCGCGCCAACGTCGGCATCCAGTCCCTCGTCCCCCGCGAGATCCGCGAAGCGGGCCGGGGCGGCGAGGACGAGGACGTCATCCGCCGCGCGGTCCGCACCGCCCACGAACTCGGCCTGCCGGACCTGTCCACCGACCTGATCATGGGCTTCGCGGGACAGACCCCCGAGACCTGGCGCCAGAGCGTGGACGAGCTGGCCGCACTCCAACCCACCACCATCAGCACCTACTTCCTGACCGTGCGGCCGGACGCCTGGTTCTCCAGGACCGGCGCCTACCAGTACATGTGGCAGCCCGAGCTGTACGAGCGCTACGACTACGCCCGCCAGGTCTTCCTCGACCACGGCTACGTCCAGGAGGGCTCCGTCCGCTACAAGAAGCCCGGTCGCGGCGGCTACGTGCAGAAGGTGCTCACCTTCCACGGCGTGCCCCTGCTCGGCCTCGGCGTCGGCGCCCGCTCCTACACGAGCGTGCTCGACTACATGTGCGGCAGTGTGAAGCCCTCGACGGCCGAGGTCGCCGACTACATCGAGCGGGCCAGGAACCACCGGCTCGCGCCCGTCACCGGCTTCGAACTGACCGGCGAGGAGATCGTCCGCAAGCGCCTCGTCCTCGACACGTTCGACCTCGACCTCACGGAGCTCGACCGCTTCGGCTACCAGAAGCACGCCGCCGAGTTCGAACCGGTCCTCGAGGCGGCCGAGTCCAACGGGCTCGTCCACCGCCTCGGCCGGCGCGTCCAGTTGACCCCCAAGGGCTTCAAGTACCGCGACGTGCTGTCCTGGATGTTCTACTCCGGGGCCGTCAAGGACCTCGACCGCGAGTACTACGAGAACCTCCACGCGGCGAACAAGCGCGCCCGGAAGAACATGGGGGCGACGCCGGTCCGGATCACCGGCGTCGACCTGCGCGAACGCGAGGGAGCCGCGTGAGCGATCTGTACATCGCGGCGGGCGGCGGTGGGGACCCCGTCGGGACCCTCATCGCCGCCCGCACCTTCATGGCGAACCCGGCCGACCCGTCGGACCCGGCCGACCCGTCGGACCCGGCCGACCCGTCGGATCGGGCGGCTTCGGCGGACCCGGCCGATCAGCCGCTGATCGCCACCTACGCGTGGGAGCGCCCCGAGGTCGACCCGACCTCCGGCCCCCTCGGAGAGCGGGACTTCGACGGTCTGCTCCACGAGGGCGGGGGCAGCGGCGGCCGCGGCTTCGCCGCGTTCACCCCGGCCACCCGCGCCCGCCCCCCGGCCGGCTCCACCCTGCCCGCCCTCGCCAGGGATCTGCCCGCCCGGCTGCTGCTCCTCGACCCCGCCCGGGGGCTCTCCTGCCTGGCACGGCAGATCGCCTCCATGGCCGGGG encodes:
- a CDS encoding MFS transporter, which translates into the protein MSAATDTRRSRTAADRLGLPVLRGHGLFITGNLIDSLGNGMLLPLGLLYFTDVQGLPPAQVGAAMTVGQAIALPVTFLAGRLMDRVGPKRVVVWANLLSAAGFALFLLAREPWHIAGVYVLVQAGINMYFTAQRTLITHVTRAEERRSWFAFTGSLRNIGLAAGSAAAAGALTVFGNGSLRWMIAVDAATYLLAAACFAALATTPPEPDGAPPSALVTRSDHTRRYLLLVAVNLPYVLAQAVLAVLVALYTTRALGLPASAASLLFVINTVIVSACSTAVTAHVAPKVPRRAVAAGYLIMAFGMWAFALPSLPGPASPSGGASAAWSALVVAIVLFSVAEILLGPALSELSVSLTPQAAGGFTQGLYQFSWAIGMVAAPALFTLLLEAGPLLPWGVEAAACLIAVLAAPALKAPNRHRRRNPR
- a CDS encoding peptidogalycan biosysnthesis protein; protein product: MITSIVESIQAVPAAEWEHLARPAGLYLSHRWLAGEEEDPTATSTYALVRDLAGTLLAAAPLHLVRDEPNDSYRPENVLPPHLRPRVIAGARRGYHNTPLTAPGLDPGRQDLCLTLLRDAARGFADRHGTTHWWPYLTAPAAARLAPLYPDPALHLEDDALIPLPGTGIDDYISSLPSQRRVGVRRERRAFAAHALDVRRQVLADCFEDAGVLLAGHQQDHGHDRDGIDAMTGLLKRQATAMGSEARVVAAYDRDRMIGFCLYYHYGATTWIRAVALDREHPAPHLYFNLMYYLPVEDAYAHGTTALHAGMTTIEAKRRRGAEVSGLYALTDTPAPDPTAPGPPGGPGTA
- a CDS encoding ATP-grasp domain-containing protein gives rise to the protein MIEPMGNAGRFLVEAAERLGVRLYAATHKEVHADYPDRLRATLAGVCATDLTDTPRALADMEAFCRQHAVAGVAPCFELFTPLAALLAERIGLPGNDPRLARAARNKILMGEAFAAAGIPAPRWAVAHDAAGAYRSAQAHELGWPLVVKPAEQGGSWGVSVVDGPDRLADAVAAAQQFTHAHPHGLELDTRALLQEYIPGAEYSCDTVVAGGVAYPLPVVAKDTTEGRYRIETGHTCPAGLPAPLVRAVQHTAARAALAVGVRNGIAHTEVKIPPGTETPYVIETGARPPGDNLCEVIEAATGVSEAVAHLQAVLGLVPDTVPSRTDAASIRFLLPEHGGVLRQVVIPDLPGTHSEVHLRPGDVVPEPADSTCRIGHVVARAETADQARGLADRVAARSRVEVG
- a CDS encoding MFS transporter, which encodes MPSAASSPEDSVPATTGTVTTAVPARLDRLPWSRWHWMIVIGLGTVWILDGLEVTIVGNVAGRLAEEGSGLDITAAQVTGVAAALYVAGACSGALFFGWLTDRYGRKKLFMVTLVVYLGATAMTALSFESWWFFLFRFLTGFGIGGEYAAINSAIDELIPSLYRGRVDLIINGSYWLGAIGGALLSVVMLDTDIFPQNLGWRLSFALGVVLGLVILLVRRHVPESPRWQFIHGRAEDAEELVSSVEQQIEEEKGEHLPPPAGEITIHQRKSVGFGLIARTVFGRYPRRAILGLSLFIGQAFLYNAITFGFGTILTTFFDVPTGVTGYYFAVIAAGNFLGPLLLGKLFDTVGRRIMISSTYLLSGVLLFGTAWLFDRGSLTATTMTACWCVVLFFASAGASSAYLTVSEVFPMETRAMAIAFFYALGTAAGGISGPLIFADLTESGVVGDTALAFRIGAALMCAAGLVAVFLAVKAERRSLEDIAEPLSVAKPAASSGSG
- a CDS encoding ADP-ribosyltransferase domain-containing protein, with the protein product MTESSAPTALRVVLTDVNEHVVQAWRAAFADTPGIEIRRGSILDEDVDAWVTPTNSRGRMDGGVDAVIKRYLGSGIQVRVQRAIRDRFAGAMPVGSAVCVPSGAAVPRFLISTPTMVQSSQNVSATLNVALACAAAFQAVHRQNRKAPGSIRSVALVGMGAQTGRVPARVCANLMWTGYTLFHDHWFEDDDELRATIITQLNGIEKRPVEERIRIVPPKPAAPATSTNTSTSTSTSTEGNSPVTDAHDPLALTELFDGGGEPWLPLLKPVIEAQPDAARFIGKGRSPEVVPVRELTFQALKPHAPHRWKVVVFGQNPYPRPESATGIAMFDNTFNDWKDSQFGRVVSIRCIIKAAAMWKYGIAKKTPIADVRALLKERDTVQPPEWFQAMLTQGVLLLNASLTASGDGAMGADRHTAFWRPVAERIVEEILKAKQDADEEDRGVVFAWWGAHARNLKKVVLRLQEKYPDVEVRHIDHANPAAQGDIFCEGDHFAMVNEALASLGSDGIDWLPSKGWNEAAAGTDGAGGGVAARMGAFIESTMNLHQLYLERLTSVKDEGLVLPSITGVFDTPLTDFQDAVAPVAAMLSGLAGHIDRSRDFGKRRADETSAGLSADAIAALYLYTCESAFYREINAVLRSPDRTRVTPYLPYLRLLFSAVSGLPAHTQPLWRGVSLDLRAQYPVGRTVTWWGVSSCTSELNVARSFLGSRGKRTLFEVTPAKAVGIRRFSAFTGEEEYILAPGTQLKVTDVKSERGGLCTVRLTEADATPVVS
- a CDS encoding coproporphyrinogen-III oxidase family protein, translating into MTSSLHQQLADHIAQGVIPPYQYSYPPRSTYRPLPEGKWSVPDVWAMDLANYQVPELNLYLHVPFCDRKCGFCNLYTIISTDEDVYDAYTDALCTQIRDHAEIIQARRLRTIYIGGGTPALLKPRHFEQIFTTIGEIYPNWRSTAEEVAVEATPSSIADAPDEFKALIDMGLTRANVGIQSLVPREIREAGRGGEDEDVIRRAVRTAHELGLPDLSTDLIMGFAGQTPETWRQSVDELAALQPTTISTYFLTVRPDAWFSRTGAYQYMWQPELYERYDYARQVFLDHGYVQEGSVRYKKPGRGGYVQKVLTFHGVPLLGLGVGARSYTSVLDYMCGSVKPSTAEVADYIERARNHRLAPVTGFELTGEEIVRKRLVLDTFDLDLTELDRFGYQKHAAEFEPVLEAAESNGLVHRLGRRVQLTPKGFKYRDVLSWMFYSGAVKDLDREYYENLHAANKRARKNMGATPVRITGVDLREREGAA
- a CDS encoding ATP-grasp domain-containing protein encodes the protein MRKIAFLRSVRIQRADPYIQQAVRGLAADGIEAGLFHTSGSAGDEDFPGHRQRLDRGVTPRELADAVAAWGADAAVSISLPCENALRDAAAKAHLDAAGIPTVMTPLAATMLLVDKWETKQLCRQAGLLVPDGFRVDSDLLAGRGLRVPGYRDALRVQAERIGYPLMWKPVWESTSMGIRTLRSPADLDDHLAPGPGPGPGPGPGSEPASEPVSAVVEQVVEGDLCSVDIVGRPGAYQVLPLCWTGRAGAEPVFTFADLRWCGPRPEADAAFAEVARTLVGLCESLGVHGSVNIDMVHTGGRFVILEVNPRIGGATTLSCAASGTNTFASLARMARGLPVAAGPAQRVGRAVEFLAGDGIPPAVLAELRHRVRVVTAHELVIDGASHGDIVVIALAEGEEDRTVKALTELHEATGFPAADVMGKISSLLTR